GTCATGCGCGGGTGCGGGACGGTGAGAAGATCGCTTTCCTGTCTGATGTCGCCGAAGGTCAGGATGTCGATATCGATGAGGCGCGGTCCCCAGCGCCTGTCGCGCACCCGTTTCAACCGTTTCTCGATATCGAGGCAGAAGCGCATCAATTCTTCGGGCGCCCGTTGCGTCTCGATCAGGGCACAGCAATTGATGAATGGCGGCTGTTCGACCGGCCCCCAGGGCGGCGTGCGATAAAGGCGCGAGACCGCGATGACCCGGGTCTGAGGGTCTGCGTCGAGAAGAGCCAGCGCCCGGGCCATGGCTTCGGCCGGTTCCCCCAGATTGCCGCCGAGGCCGAGCGCGGCGCGGATCGTCTCATTCGACATCGTAGGCGACCTTGGCCTCGGCATGGTCGAGAAGGCCGGGAACGGGGGCGGCGGGCTTGCGCACCGTCACTTCGATCCGCCTGATCGCATCGTAGTGGCGCGAAACCGAAACGGCGATCGCATGCGCCAGCGCCTCGATCAGCTTGAAGCGGCGGCCGGTGACAACGTCCTTGGTGATGCGGTAGACCTCGCCGTAATCGACGGCCTCGGAGAAATCGTCATGCAACACCGCCGCCTCGTCCTCGATATGCATGATGATATCGACATAGAAGCGCTGGCCGAGCCGCTCCTCCTCCTCCATCACCCCGTGGGTGGAAAAGAAGGCGCAGTTTTTCAGGGTGATCACATAGCGGCCGTTCATGATGGGTCTCCGGTGTGTCGCGCAATCATGGCATCGGCGAATGCGAGCGCCGCGCGGTTGGCGCCGACATTGTGGACACGAAAGATCGCGCCGCCGGCAAGGCGGGTGATCGCGGTGGTCGATGCGGTTGCGAAATCGCGGGTCAGGTTGTCGTCGGCGCCGCCGATTGCGGCAACGAAGCGCTTGCGCGATGTGCCGATCAGGAGCGGCAGGTCGAGCGCATGAAGCGCGTCGAGATGCGCCATGATCGCCAGGTTGTCCTCGACATCCTTGCCGAAACCGAATCCCGGATCGATGACCAGCTGGCTGTCGTCAATGCCCGCTGCGCGCGCCGCTGCGAGCGCCTTGTCGAGGAAAAAGAGCTGGTCGGCGACAGGGTTGGCAAGCGTTTCGCGGTTCCGGCTCGTATGCATCAGACAGTAACCTGCCCCGGTCTCCGCCGCGATCCGCAAGATTTTCGGCTCGGCCGTGCCGCCGCTCACGTCGTTGATGATATGGGCGCCGGATGAAACCGCAAGCCGCGCGGTCTCGGCGCGATAGGTGTCAACGGAAATCAGCGCTCCGGTCTTTTCCGCCAGCGCCTCTACCACGGGAAGAACCCGCGCCTGCTCTTCCTCGGCTGATATCGGAGCCGCGCCCGGCCTGGTCGATTCTCCGCCGATATCAAGGATGGCCGCTCCCTCCTCGACAGCCTGCAGCGCATGATCGACGGCAGCCTCTGTATCGACAAACTGTCCGCCGTCGGAGAAGGAATCCGGCGTCACGTTGACGATCGCCATCAGCACGCCGACGGGTCCAAGCGCAAGCGTACGGCCCTTAGCGCAGGACAGCGTGCGCGGCCTGAAACAGGGCGTCGGAGCTTGCATCATGGCCCTACCCTCTTTGCGTGCTGACGGATTGGTCTTTTCGGCGGCGCGAGCGGCCACCCGGCCACCCGTATCAGCCCTGTTCGTCGGGCACGCGCACCGTCAGTCCATCAAACTCCGGACGCATGTTGATCTGACAGGACAACCGGGAATTGGCGCGAAGGTCGACCGCGAAATCCAGCATGTCCTCTTCCATCGGCTCGGGCTCGCCGACCTTTTCGAACCATTCCTCATCGACATAGACGTGGCACGTCGCGCAGGCGCAGGCGCCGCCGCATTCCGCCACGATGCCCGGCACGCCGTTGCGCACCGCGTTTTCCATCACCGTCGAGCCTTCCTCCACCTCGAGATCGTAAACGGTGTCATCATTGCCGATGATTTTCAGTTTAAGCATGTCATGGACCTTAATGTTCAAAGCGCCGGGCGGCATCGAGGATTGATCGGTTCTTCCCTCATTCCGCGCGAACAGTCAATATTTGCGTCCGACGTGACGATCCGGATCGCAAAAGGCGCCCTGGAAAGAAAAGTTCAATATGTGGAAAGCCTCAGAAAAGGCGCATTATGGTTAATATTTGCTAAATGACGGAATTTGATCGCTTTTTGCAGCTCCTTCCGGCCGCATTTCAGCACCGGAACGCGTTGCGGCCGGATCCGGTACGCCGGATGATGTTGTGCGGCTTTTGTGAATATGCGATTGAAAACGGGGGTAATCCCTTGAAATAGAAGACATTTGCCTGTCTTCCACCGCCCGTCGCCTCAAGCGGGGGCCGCAGCGACAAGGCAAATGAAGACTGTTTCGAACCTGTGTGCCGGCCATCTGCCCAGTTCGGGCCAGACTGAACCGGTTTTGAAGTTTCAGGGCTTTTCGGACCCGTCGACTCAAGACGGACGTCCGGAACGGCCCGCGTGTCACGAGGCGTATCCATGGCGAAACAATCAGGCGGCACTTCGCTCGACGATCAGGCACTTCACGCGCTGGAGGATGCCCTGTCATCCGATCCGTCCGAACAGAACGCCGACGGCGAAACGCCGCGCGAACAGGAAGCGCCACCGCGCAAGGAAAGCGTTTTCGGGAGCCGGGCCGCCAAGAGCGCGCGCGCCGAGGAAGAGCGCGCCAACGCCCCCCGGCCAAAATCGCCCGCCTTCCGTCCCGCCAATGATCCGGGCATGCTGTCGACGCAGCGCGTGCTCAAGGCCTTCGAACGCCGCTCCACCATCAGGGCCCTGCGCACGTCCACGATCATGTCAGCCGGCTGGCTGGCGCTTGGCGTCACGGGAACGCTGGTGGCCTTCGGCAGCCGCATCTTCAACGCCTCCTCCTTCGCCGACATTCTGAGCATTGACGGCATCGGCCTCGCCGCGGCGCTGACTGTCGCACCGATCTTCGTCTTTTACGCCTTCAACATCATGCTGGCGCGCGCGCGCGACATGCAGGAGGCCGCCCGCTCGATGGCCGAGGTGGCGCTGCGCCTCTCCGATCCGGACGAGAACGCTGCCCAGCAGGTGCGCAGCGTCAGCCAGGCCGTTCGCCGCGAAGTCTATGCCATGAACGAAGGCATCGAGCGCACCATCGCCCGCGCTTCGGAACTTGAGAACCTCGTTCATTCCGAGGTCAATGCGCTGGAGCGCAGCTATGCCGACAACGAAATGCGCATCCGCAACCTGGTGCAGGAACTGACGGCCGAGCGCGAAGCCGTGGTCAGCCACGCCGCCCGCCTCAGGACCTCGATCCTCGGCACCAACGATCAGCTCAAGGACCAGATCGGCACGGTCATGGATGACCTCACCCGCAAGGTGAGCACGGCCGGCGACGGGGTTGCCGAAATGCTCGAGACCCGGGCCGCCGTGATCAACGAGAATACCGCCCGCGCCGTCGCCTCGATCGGCGACCTGCTTGAGGACCGCTCGAGCGCGCTCAGGAGCGAGTTCGATCGAAACTATGGCGCGCTTTCCGATCTGTTTGACCAACGCTTCACCGATCTTTCGCAGCGCTTCGACGAACGCGGCCGTACCCTGATCGGCGATTTCACCGCAAGCGCCACCGCGCTCAACGCGGAGACCGAACAGTTGACTTCCGCGCTTTCCGAACGCGGCGGTCAGCTGGAAACGCTTCTCGGCGAACGCACGCAGACCCTGCGCGCCGTTGCCGAAGAGAGCGAGACCGCGATGAACGCCGCGCTGGAGCGGGTTGTCGGCGGCCTGTCGACGACGCTCACCGAAAGCCAGGCCCGTTTCAACCGGCAGATCAGCGAGACCGATGCCGAGATCGCCCGTCAGGTCGAGGAACGCGCGCAGTATGTCGACCAGCGCCTCGAGGCCACGATCTCCCGCCTCGGGACCGATCTCGACAGCCGGCTCGATGCCTTCACCAGCGCTTTCGAGGAAAGCGGCGGCGCCATGGAAGGCCGGATCGACACGACGCTCGGACGTTTCAACCAGATCGTCTCCGAAGGCCGCTCGAGCATCGATACGATGCTGTCCCATGCCTCCGACAGGCTTCAGGAGCAGATGACCGATCACACGCTGTCGCTGGCGACGACGCTGTCGACCAGCACCGAAATGCTCGACCAGACGCTCAAGACCAACGTCAAGGAGATCAGCGAAACCATCGGAGCCGATCACGGCAGACTCGAGCAGGTCTTCTCCGACGCTTCGCAACGGCTGGAAGAAAAGCTCACCCGCTTCAGCCAGCAGATCACCGGCGGCGAGGCCAATATCAGCGCAACGCTCGACGATGCCGGCGAAAGGCTCGGCGAGCGCCTGAACGACCAGGCGATCATGCTCGCCACCACGCTTTCGACCAGCGAGGAAGCGTTTGCGATGTCGCTCGAAGGCCATACCGCCCGTATCGAGGAGCGGATGCGCGAGGGCAACGAGCGCCTGAGCGGCACGCTGACGGGGGCATCGGACCGAATCGACGACCAGCTTGCCCGGTTCAACGAGCGCATCGGCAACGGCGAAAACGGGATTGCCGCCGTTCTGGACAATGCCTCGGAACGCCTGCAGGAGCGCATGAACGACCATGCGGCCGGTCTGGCCACGACGCTGTCGATCAGCGAGGATACCTTCGGCGAAAGCCTCGGCGCGCATACGGAAAGGCTGCAGATAGCCCTGCGCGAGGGCCAGGAGCGGCTCGACGGCTCGCTCTCCGGCGCTTCCGAACGGCTTCAGTCGCAGCTTGCGAATTTCAACGCCACGGTCAGCGCGGGCGAGACGGGGATCGCCTCGGCGATGTCCTCGGCGACGGAGCGCCTCAACGAACAGATGAACGATCAGGCGATCATGCTCGCCAACACGCTCTCGACAGCCGAGGAGACCTTCGGCCAGACGTTGAGCGCGCATTCCGAAAGGCTTCAGGAAACGCTGAACGAAGGCCATGGCCGCATCGACGGCTCCCTTTCCGGCGCGTCCGAACGTCTCGAAGCTGAGCTTGAGCGGTTCAACGCCCAGATCAATGACGGCGCGACCGGCATCGGCGCGACGCTTTCCGCGGCCACGGCACAGCTCGGGGAGCAGATGAGCGAGCAGTCCATCATGCTCGCCACCACGCTTTCGGCGGCTGAGGAGACTTTCGCCCAGACGATCGACGCCAGGACCGCAAGGCTCGGGGAAACGCTCGAAGGTGGCCAGGGTCGGCTCGATCGCGCGCTTGGCGAAGCGACAGGTCACATCGACCGCCAGCTGGGACAGTTCACCGAGCGCCTCGGCAGCGGCGAGGCCGGCATCACCGCCGCCCTTTCCGGCGCGACCGAACGGATCGAGGCGCAGATTTCCGAGAAATCCGATCTGCTTTCCCTCAGGCTCTCTTCCGCGCAGGCAGCCCTTGAGGAAACCTTCGACGCGCATGAGCGCCGCATGAGCGACACGAGCGAGAAGAGCCGCCAGCGGATCGCGGAAACACTCGACAATACCGGCGAGCGCTTCGAGACCACGATCGGCGGCGCCGCCGACAGGCTCGAGGCCGGTCTGAGCCGCCGCGAGGAGAGCATCACGGCCGCCCTCTCCGGCGCCGGCGAACGCCTGGACGAGCGCCTTTCCGACCATGCCATGATGCTGGCTGCGACGCTGTCTACCAGCGAGGAAAGCCTTAGCCAGACAATCGATTCCTCGACCACGCGTCTCGCCGAAACGCTCTTAGAAGGCCAGACGCGCCTGACGGGCGTCTATCGCGATGTCGCAACCAGCCTTCAGGAAACGGTCGACACCCAGGCCAGGGCGTTCGACGGCCGGATTTCCGAGATCGACGACCGCATCACGAAAACCTTCGCCGAGCGCGAAACCGGCATTCGCAGCGCCTATGAAGACGGCCAGACGCGGCTCGAAGACAGCCTTCGTTCGGGAACGGGCGCGCTCGAAAAAGCGCTCGAGCGGGCGAGCACGGACATTTCCGAGACGCTCGCCGACAGCACGACCAGCATTTCCGCCACGATTGCCGCCTCCTCCAGCCTGCTCGAAATGTCGCTGGAGGGCCGCGAGACCGCGCTTCGCGAAACCATCGACAAGGCCGGCATGGCGCTTGAGGACAGGCTGCGCGGTTCCGCCGGCGCGATTGCCGAGAAGGTCTCAACCGCGGCAGGCCTGATCACCCGCTCGGCCGAGACCATGACAGGCCGGGTCGAATCCTCCTTCGGCGCGCTAGGGGAAAGTCTCGACAAGCACGGCCAGAGCGTGGAGGCCGGCGCCATCCGCATCGAAGGCCTCGTTGACGAGGCCGGACGCCGGCTCGACAGGGCGCTGAACGACCATGCAAGCGCCATTGAGAATACCGGCAGCGCGGTGGAGAGCCGCCTCACCGCCTCGCTCTCCGGCCATGTCGAACGGCTGGCCGAGACCGGCGAGACCACCCGCAACCGGCTGGAGGCGACCTTTGGGGAGCAGAACTCCGGCTTCGAACGCGCCTCGCGGGAAGCTGCAGACCGGCTCACCGCTTCCGCCGATGCCGCGCATACCCGCATCAGCGATACGCTTGCCGAGAACGCAACGCGGCTTGAACAGGCGGGCGAAACCGTCGCCAACAGCCTGAACGAGACATTGCTGACCCACGAAAACGCCTTCATGCTGACCGGCGCCCAGCTCGACGAACGTCTCGGCGGCACGCTGGACGAAAAGGCGCGCATGATTGAGACCGCGAGCGGCGCCGCCGTCGAGCGGCTGGGCGAGACCCTCGACGCCCGCCGCAGCGCAATTGCTTCGACGCTCGAGCACGGCCAGGCAAACATCGAGAGCCGCTTCTCCGGCCTTGAAAGCGCCCTCGACCAGGGCCTCGTCAGGATCAGCGACACAATGGACCGCCGCTCCGGCGAGCTTGCCGGACGCATCCGCGACACGGTTTCCGAAACCTCCGCCGATATGGAGCGCAGCGCCGAGGACGCCCGCCTCAAGCTGGAACAGGCCGGCCAGAGCTTCACCGAACAGGTTTCCGGCGCCGTCGCCTCCGCGCGGCAGAGCATGGAAGGCTCGGCCCACGAAATCTTCGACCGCGCCCGTCAGATGCAGGCGGAACTCGCCAGTCAGGCAGCCCTTGCCGGCGAGCATGCGTCGGAAAACAGCACGCGGATTTCCGAGATCCTGTCTGCCACCAGCAGCCGGATCGACAACCAGATCGAGACGATCCGCCGGACGATGGGCGAGGCCGAGCAATTGCTGGCCGAACGCGGCGAACGGCTGAACAGCGGCATTGCCGGCACGGCCGACATGCTGTCCGGTCAACTCGAGGCATCCGAGAAATCGATGACCGAACGGGCGCAGGCGCTGCGCGATAACCTCGGCGCCCAGATGAAGGCGCTGGAGGAAACGCTCGGCACGGTCGATCGCGTGCTGGCTGCGCGCGGCGATGCCGTCGGCAATGCGCTCGACGAACGCGCCCGCGACATGAATTCGATGCTTTCCGGGCACACGAGCACGCTCAGCAGCCTGATCGAGGAGAAGGCCCGCCCGTTGATCGAGAGCTATGGCGAGACCGGCCGTCTCGCCGCCGAGCGGATCCACCAGGCTTCGCAGGAAGGCAGCCGCCAACTGCGCGCCGACGGGAACGCGCTTGCCGGCAATGTCGAGGCGCTCGTCAGCCACCTCTCCCAGAGCCACCAGATGCTCGCCGGTCTGGTGGATGAAGCCGCCGCCCGCCTCTCTTCCGCCGACGAGCAACTGGCTTCGACCGCCAACCGCATCAACGAGACCGCGGAACGTTCGTCCGCCTCGCTCGAGCAGTCCAGCAGCCTGCTTGGCGCCAAGGTCGACGCGCTCGACGGCAGCGCCGCCGGCGCTCTTGAAACAGTGCAGAGCCTGGTCGCGCAGATCGAAAGCCATGCCGGCGTGCTCGACCGCGCCTCGAACCTGATCGAGAGCGCGCAGTCGAACCTCGCCAGCACGCTTTCCGAACGCCAGGAGGCGCTTGGCCTCCTTTCACAGGGCCTCGCCGAGCGTTCGCAGGAGATCGAGAAGGGACTGAAGGGTGTCGCCGCAGCCGTGGCCGCCACGATGGAAAAGACGGGGCAGGATGCCGAGAGCATGTCGCAGCGGGTTGCCGAAACCATGCGCGGCTCGGTGGACGACGCCGCCCGCCGGTTCTCCGGCGCCACGCAGGAAATCGAGCGGATATCCGCCGAGATCCGCGCCGAACTCGACAACACCCGCGAGGCGGTCAAGCGCGGCATTCACGACATGCCCGAAGAGGCGCGCGAGAGCGCCAAGGCCATGCGCAAGGCCGTGGAGGACCAGATCCGCGCCCTTGAGGATATCTCGTCAATGATCGCGACATCGCGCTCGCAGGTTTCCGCGCCCGAAGCGCCGCGCCCGCAGCAGAAGACGGAAGAGCCCGTCGCCCGGCGGCCCTTCGCCAGCCCGCCCGCCGGTTCGCTGAGCGCGCCCAGCCTTTCGGCGGTAATGCCGAAACAGCAGCCTGGGCACGCGCCGCGACAGCAGGCGGTGACACGTACCGCCGGCAATGCGCCGGGCGGAGAAGGCTGGATCAGCGATCTTCTGAGGGCAGCCGCCCGCGAGGAAGCCGGCCAGCGCGACAGCCAGCAGGCGCGCCCCGCGCAGTCAACGGCCAGCGAGCGCAAGCCCAACCAGGTTGTCGATTCGCTGAACTCACTGTCCGTCGATATCGCCCGCGCCATCGACCACGATGCCTCGGTCGAACTCTGGGGCCGCTACCAGCAGGGTGAAAGGGACGTCTTCACACGCAGGCTCTACACGCTCAAGGGCCAGCGCACCTTTGACGAGATCAAGGCGAAATATGAGGGCGACCGCGAATTCAAGACGGCCGTTGACCGCTATATCGCCGATTTCGAGAAGCTGCTTTCGGACGTGATGCGCAAGAACCGCGACCGCGGCGCCGTCCAGTCCTACCTGACGTCGGACACCGGCAAGGTCTACACCATGCTTGCCCATGCGGCGGGTCGGCTGAAGTAGGGCAAGCGTCAAGCGCATCCCAATCAGAAAGGGGCGGTTCCGACGGGACCGCCCCTTATTTTTCGACAAAGCTTGCGCCACCCTCATCCGTCATGCTCGGGCCTGTCCCGAGCATCTAGACACACATCAACGCGACAAGCGTTTCGGCCAATCAAAATGCATTTAAATACAATATATTACAAAACACCAACACCGCTCGTGCGAAACGGTGGTTAGATCCTCGGGACAAGCCCGAGGATGACGTCCATACAGAAGGATGGCTTTGTCGGTAGCCTGAGAGGCAGCCCCAGCAGCCTTCCCCGAACCCGACCTCCCTAAAGCCTTCGCGAAACCGGCAGGACCGAGAGCGTACCGAAGGTCGACCGAAGCGCGCCCCAGACCCCGCGCCGGTTGACGACCATCACCGCAATCGCGATCGCGCCCATGGCCATCAGGTACCAGGCGCCCCAGTCGGCGGCGATCCAGCGCAAGAGGAAAAACAGCACCGTGCCGATGATCGGCCCCTCGATGGAGCCAAGCCCGCCGATGACGACGATGAAGATGACGAAGGCCGTCCATTCATTGACGCTGAAGGCGGCATCGGGCGTGATTCTCAGCTTCTGCAGGAAGATGAAGGCGCCGGTCAGGCCCGTGTAAAAGGCGGCGAAGACATAGACCATGAATTTGACCGCCTCGACGCGCACGCCGACGCTTTCCGCTGCCGGCGCGCTGTCGCGGATCGCCGTCAGCGCCAGACCCCAGCGCGAGCGCAGAAGGCCCCACACGGCGGCGATGGAAACGACGCCGAGGCCAAAGGCGATGTAGTACATGATCATTTCGCGGGCAAAGCGGTCGGCCGAAAGCGAGCGGACAATTGCAACCGGCAGCGATATCCCCGATCCCCCGCCGAGCGCGCCGATCTGCGCCATGGAAAGCCGGAAGACCTCGGCTATCACCCAGGTGCCGATGGCGAAATAGGCGCCTTTCAGACGGAAGGCGACCCATCCCGTGGGCACCGCGATGACGGCGGTGGCGACGGCTGCCGCCGGAATGGCCACGAGCAACGGCACGTTCAGGAACATGGCGAGCGCGAAGAACAGATAGCCGCCGAGCCCGACGAAAGCCTGCTGACCGACGGAGATCAGCCCGGTGTAACCGGCAAGCAGGTTCCACATCTGGGCAAGCGCCAGAAGGCTGAAGGCCTCCATCAGAAGCCGCAACCCCGAAGGCCCGGCCCAAAGCGGCGCGACGGCAAAGAGGACGAGCGCTGCGGCGAGAACCACGCGCAGGCCGGGCGAGACGAAATCGCGCGGGACGGGCGGCGCGGTCGGAAGGGAAAGGGTCATCGGCTCACCTCACATTTTCGGAAACAGGCCGCGCGGCCGCACGACGAGAAGGGCGAGGAAGACGAGATGCCCCGCCAGGATCTGGTAGCCCGCGTCGATCTGCGCGCCCACGGTCTGGGCGATGCCGAGAATGATGCCGCCGGCAAGCGTGCCCCAGAGGCTGCCGAGCCCGCCGATGATCACCGCCTCGAAGGCGAAGATCAGACGGACAGGACCGGCCGACGGATCGAAATTGGTCTTCATCGCCAGGAAGATGCCGGCAACGCCGACGACGACGCTCGCCATCATCGTCGCAAGCGCAAAGATGTGGGCGTTCTTCGCCCCCATCAGCGGCACGATTTCCGGGTCGTCGGAAGTGGCGCGCAGGAGCCTTCCGAGCGATGTGCGATAGAAGATGAACTGCAGGATGGCAATCACCGCCACGGCCGTCGCGAACATCAGGAGCGGCAGGTAACCGACGGCAAGCCCGCCGCCGAGCGAAAGGCTGCCGGTGTCGAGCCCGCCTGCGACAAGGCGTTGGCTGTCGGCGGAAAAGATCTCCAGCAGCGCGTTCTGGATGATGATCGACATCCCGAAGGTCACCAGGATCGGGAGAAGAATGTCCTTGCCCAGCATGCGGTTCAGGAGGACGCGCTGATTGAGGTAACCGGCAGCCCCCAGAATGGCGAGAACGGCGACGGCGGCGATCGCCGGATGAATGGCCCAGCCAGCGACGAAGGCGACCATGAGATAGGCCGCCGTGACGATGAAATCGCCATGGGCGATGTTGATGAAGCGCATGACGCCGAACATCAGGCTGAGGCCAGCGGCAAAGAGCGCATAAAGGCCGCCGAGCAGGACGCCCTGCAGAACCGCGTTGACGAAAACCATCACGAAGCCTCCTTCAGATCGGACGCGCCGAAATAGGCGGCGGCGATTTCCTTGCGGGTGAGCGAGGCGGGCGTGCCCGTCAGCGTCACCCTGCCCTCCATCAGGCAATAGACCCGGTCGGCGACGGCAAGCGCCTGCCCGACATCCTGCTCGACGACGAGCACCGACGCCCCCGAGGCGCGGATTTTCGGAAGGGCCCGGTAGATGTCGCGGATGATCTTCGGCGACAGGCCGAGGCTGATCTCGTCGCAGAGCAGCAGCACCGGGTTCGACATCAGCGTCCGGCCGATCGCCACCATCTGCTGCTGCCCGCCGGAGAGCGCCGTGCCGGGATTTTTCCGTTTCTCAACGAGATCGGGAAACAGATCATAGACCGCCTCGAGGTTCCAGGCGCCCTTGCGCCCGCCGGCGGCCCCGATCAAGAGGTTTTCCTCGACGGAAAGCGAGGGGAAAAGCCGCCTGCCCTCGGGCACCAGCGCAATGCCGGCGCGATGGATGCGATCGGCCGGCCACCCCGCTATGGCCTCGCCGCTGAAGGAGAGCGTTTTTGCGCGCGACGGCACCAGGCCGGTCAGCGCCTTGAGGAAGGTGGATTTCCCCGCGCCATTGGCGCCGATCAGCGCCACGGCCTCGCCTTCGCCGACCGCGATATCGACGCCGAACAGCGCCTGGAAATCGCCGTAGAAAGCTTCGAGGCCTTCGGTTTCAAGCAGTTTCGTCATCGACGGCGATCCCCATGTAGATTTCCTGAACCAGCGGATCGGCCATGACGGCGGTGGGCTTGCCATCGGCGACGATGCGGCCGAAGTCGATGACGATCAGCCGCTCGACCACCGCCGTCAGCGCATGCACGACATGCTCGATCCAGATGATGGACACGCCCGCATCGCGGATGCCGCGGACCGTTTCGACAAGGTCATAGCACTCCGCCTCCGTCAGCCCGCCGGCGATCTCGTCGAGCAGCAGAAGCTTCGGCCCGGAGGCGAGCGCGCGAGCAAGCTCCAGCCGCTTGCGCTCCAGCAGCGTCAGGCTGCCGGCCGGCCGGTTGGCCTTGCCCATCAGCCCGGTGCGCTGAAGGATTTCGGCGCATACCTCCTTGCCGCCGCCGCCGCCCGGCGCTCCGAAAGCGGCGGCCACCAGCAGGTTTTCGTAGACGCTCATGCCGGTGAAGGGGTGCGGGATCTGGAACGAGCGGGCAATGCCCATACGGCAGCGCTCGGCGGCGCTCTTGCGGGTGACGTCGCGGCCCTCAAAGAAGATGGCGCCCGATGACGGCGACAGCGCGCCGCCGATCAGGTTGAAGAGCGTCGACTTGCCGGCGCCGTTCGGGCCGATGATGCCGAGGGCCTGGCCCTCCGGAAGGTCGAAGGTGACATTGTCGGCAACCGTCAGCGCGCCGAAACTCTTGTTGACGCCCGAAAGCGAAAGGATCGTCGTCATGAAAACTCTCCCGGCGGGATCCGGGAAGGGCGCGCCCTCCCCGGACCGCACGCTTTGGAGCGCCGTGCGTCCATTCGGCCGCACAAAGGGCGCTCTATCGTGTTGAAACGACGCATCGTGCTTTCCGAAAACCGGTTCCGATTTTCGGGCCGATGCGCTAGCCGATCGGCTTCATTGTGCCCGTGAGCGGGATTTCCGGATGGTCCTTGTTCTCGACGATCTCGAGAACCGGACTGTCGCCGTCCATGTGCCACTGGC
This window of the Martelella lutilitoris genome carries:
- the folK gene encoding 2-amino-4-hydroxy-6-hydroxymethyldihydropteridine diphosphokinase; the encoded protein is MSNETIRAALGLGGNLGEPAEAMARALALLDADPQTRVIAVSRLYRTPPWGPVEQPPFINCCALIETQRAPEELMRFCLDIEKRLKRVRDRRWGPRLIDIDILTFGDIRQESDLLTVPHPRMTERGFVLVPLSEIAPDLVVAGRTVVEWRDEAERGGIDPVSDDGDWWKS
- the folB gene encoding dihydroneopterin aldolase produces the protein MNGRYVITLKNCAFFSTHGVMEEEERLGQRFYVDIIMHIEDEAAVLHDDFSEAVDYGEVYRITKDVVTGRRFKLIEALAHAIAVSVSRHYDAIRRIEVTVRKPAAPVPGLLDHAEAKVAYDVE
- the folP gene encoding dihydropteroate synthase, coding for MMQAPTPCFRPRTLSCAKGRTLALGPVGVLMAIVNVTPDSFSDGGQFVDTEAAVDHALQAVEEGAAILDIGGESTRPGAAPISAEEEQARVLPVVEALAEKTGALISVDTYRAETARLAVSSGAHIINDVSGGTAEPKILRIAAETGAGYCLMHTSRNRETLANPVADQLFFLDKALAAARAAGIDDSQLVIDPGFGFGKDVEDNLAIMAHLDALHALDLPLLIGTSRKRFVAAIGGADDNLTRDFATASTTAITRLAGGAIFRVHNVGANRAALAFADAMIARHTGDPS
- a CDS encoding 2Fe-2S iron-sulfur cluster-binding protein, whose protein sequence is MLKLKIIGNDDTVYDLEVEEGSTVMENAVRNGVPGIVAECGGACACATCHVYVDEEWFEKVGEPEPMEEDMLDFAVDLRANSRLSCQINMRPEFDGLTVRVPDEQG
- a CDS encoding branched-chain amino acid ABC transporter permease translates to MTLSLPTAPPVPRDFVSPGLRVVLAAALVLFAVAPLWAGPSGLRLLMEAFSLLALAQMWNLLAGYTGLISVGQQAFVGLGGYLFFALAMFLNVPLLVAIPAAAVATAVIAVPTGWVAFRLKGAYFAIGTWVIAEVFRLSMAQIGALGGGSGISLPVAIVRSLSADRFAREMIMYYIAFGLGVVSIAAVWGLLRSRWGLALTAIRDSAPAAESVGVRVEAVKFMVYVFAAFYTGLTGAFIFLQKLRITPDAAFSVNEWTAFVIFIVVIGGLGSIEGPIIGTVLFFLLRWIAADWGAWYLMAMGAIAIAVMVVNRRGVWGALRSTFGTLSVLPVSRRL
- a CDS encoding branched-chain amino acid ABC transporter permease; the protein is MVFVNAVLQGVLLGGLYALFAAGLSLMFGVMRFINIAHGDFIVTAAYLMVAFVAGWAIHPAIAAVAVLAILGAAGYLNQRVLLNRMLGKDILLPILVTFGMSIIIQNALLEIFSADSQRLVAGGLDTGSLSLGGGLAVGYLPLLMFATAVAVIAILQFIFYRTSLGRLLRATSDDPEIVPLMGAKNAHIFALATMMASVVVGVAGIFLAMKTNFDPSAGPVRLIFAFEAVIIGGLGSLWGTLAGGIILGIAQTVGAQIDAGYQILAGHLVFLALLVVRPRGLFPKM
- a CDS encoding ABC transporter ATP-binding protein; the encoded protein is MTKLLETEGLEAFYGDFQALFGVDIAVGEGEAVALIGANGAGKSTFLKALTGLVPSRAKTLSFSGEAIAGWPADRIHRAGIALVPEGRRLFPSLSVEENLLIGAAGGRKGAWNLEAVYDLFPDLVEKRKNPGTALSGGQQQMVAIGRTLMSNPVLLLCDEISLGLSPKIIRDIYRALPKIRASGASVLVVEQDVGQALAVADRVYCLMEGRVTLTGTPASLTRKEIAAAYFGASDLKEAS
- a CDS encoding ABC transporter ATP-binding protein codes for the protein MTTILSLSGVNKSFGALTVADNVTFDLPEGQALGIIGPNGAGKSTLFNLIGGALSPSSGAIFFEGRDVTRKSAAERCRMGIARSFQIPHPFTGMSVYENLLVAAAFGAPGGGGGKEVCAEILQRTGLMGKANRPAGSLTLLERKRLELARALASGPKLLLLDEIAGGLTEAECYDLVETVRGIRDAGVSIIWIEHVVHALTAVVERLIVIDFGRIVADGKPTAVMADPLVQEIYMGIAVDDETA